In Drosophila subpulchrella strain 33 F10 #4 breed RU33 chromosome 3R, RU_Dsub_v1.1 Primary Assembly, whole genome shotgun sequence, the following are encoded in one genomic region:
- the LOC119559154 gene encoding calcium uptake protein 1 homolog, mitochondrial, translating into MTRFWPLVFLSARSISGIFSHLFSDSSGDNWTWTCPFVLQASSDQDVIKHKISMPRKRPISSHRASFRDYTIRQYENRLRLFSHPTKIFRYFATIKMRNKSGKWELYMTASDFLRSIQPGVRQPEHLGLDKFHILDEKAAKKWQPDVREDSIFLKIERRGLLTYSDYVLLTILLSIPERNVRISFKLFDANGDGNVTIEDMETILMAITQGEASVMNSHLKKYLFGSRLSRTMGANDFLEFLQELHTEIHTQQFENLLKDSRTVISELDFAKAVLGFRSSRTETRETLKRVKKKFGNMGRGISREEFLAFFRFVQDVGVMDNELAFYYFTGAHISPKTLRHISYVVTGVKLSEHLTDVIFSIFDRDSDNIIQRKDFTKMRRQWMHPVPLRTNLRFSSTICIVCKCIWKVLPSWKKGSHIRETLLVR; encoded by the exons ATGACGCGCTTTTGGCCATTGGTTTTCCTTTCGGCCCGTTCTATTTCTGGAATTTTCTCGCACTTATTCAGTGACAGCAGTGGGGATAACTGGACATGGACCTGTCCTTTCGTTTTGCAAGCCTCCTCTGATCAAGATGTTATAAAACACAAAATTTCGATGCCGAGGAAGCGCCCTATAAGTTCGCATCGAGCTTCGTTCCGTGATTACACCATCAGGCAATATGAAAACCGCCTCAGACTGTTCTCCCATCCCACGAAGATTTTCCGCTACTTTGCCACCATAAAAATGAGAAACAAATCTGGTAAATGGGAACTGTACATGACTGCCTCCGATTTCCTGAGATCCATTCAGCCAGGAGTCAGACAGCCAGAGCATTTGGGCCTGGACAAGTTCCACATTCTCGATGAGAAGGCGGCCAAAAAATGGCAGCCGGATGTCAGGGAGGACAGCATCTTCTTAAAGATCGAGAGGCGGGGCTTGCTTACCTACAGTGACTATGTGCTACTGACCATCCTGCTGTCCATTCCGGAGCGAAACGTTAGGATCAGTTTCAAGCTGTTCGATGCGAATGGTGATGGGAACGTGACAATCGAGGACATGGAAACCATTCTTATGGCAATCACCCAGGGCGAAGCCTCCGTGATGAACTCCCACCTGAAAAAATATCTCTTTGGTTCGCGATTGAGTAGAACAATGGGTGCAAATGACTTTCTGGAGTTCTTGCAAGAGTTGCACACTGAGATCCATACACAGCAGTTCGAGAATCTTTTGAAGGATTCCAG AACTGTGATTTCCGAACTGGACTTTGCCAAGGCGGTGTTGGGCTTCAGAAGTTCCCGTACCGAAACACGCGAAACCCTGAAGAGGGTCAAGAAAAAGTTTGGAAACATGGGTCGTGGTATAAGTCGGGAGGAATTCTTGGCCTTTTTTCGCTTTGTGCAGGATGTGGGTGTTATGGATAATGAGCTGGCCTTTTACTACTTCACCGGGGCACATATCTCACCGAAAACGCTGCGACACATCTCATATGTGGTGACCGGCGTGAAACTCTCCGAACATCTAACCGATGTGATTTTCTCCATCTTCGATCGTGACAGCGACAACATTATCCAGCGGAAGGATTTCACCAAGATGAGGCGTCAGTGGATGCATCCCGTTCCATTGCGAACCAATCTGAGGTTCTCATCCACGATATGCATTGTCTGCAAGTGCATCTGGAAAGTACTACCGTCTTGGAAAAAAGGGAGTCATATAAGGGAAACGCTTTTAGTTCGCTGA